One part of the Clostridia bacterium genome encodes these proteins:
- a CDS encoding class IIb bacteriocin, lactobin A/cerein 7B family, with translation MFLELTYSELMAIDGGIDWWMVVGGSIAIVGGIIVCATGAGALAGAVTIYIGLMTVVQCLES, from the coding sequence ATGTTTTTGGAATTAACTTATTCAGAACTAATGGCTATTGACGGCGGCATTGACTGGTGGATGGTGGTTGGTGGCAGCATAGCAATCGTTGGAGGCATAATCGTATGTGCAACTGGTGCTGGAGCTCTTGCTGGGGCTGTTACCATATATATCGGACTGATGACTGTCGTTCAATGCTTGGAAAGCTAA